One window of the Penaeus vannamei isolate JL-2024 chromosome 31, ASM4276789v1, whole genome shotgun sequence genome contains the following:
- the LOC113806221 gene encoding uncharacterized protein — protein sequence MVTEALVISKNMATASETSHLPQDEPNAPRRATCPKTSHMSPRRATCPQDEPPVPKTSHLSPRRATCPQDEPPAPRRATCPQDEPPVPKTSHLPQDEPPAPRRATCPKTSHLPQDEPPAPRRTTCPKTSHLPQDEPPAPRRATCPKTNHLPQDEPPAPRRATCPKTSHLPQDEPPAPRRATCPKTSHMSPRRATCPKTSHLSPRRATCPKTSHLPQDEPPVPKTSHLPQDEPPAPRRATCPKTSHLPQDEPPVPKTSHLPQDEPPAPRRATCPQDEPHVPKTSHLPQDEPPVPKTSHLSPRRATCPQDEPPVPKTSHLSPRRATCPQDEPPVPKTSHLSPRRATCPQDEPPVPKTSHLSPRRATCPKTSHLPQDEPPAPRRATCPKTSHLSPRRATCPKTNHLPQDEPPAPRRTTCPKTSHLSQDEPHAPRQTTCPQDEPPAPRRTTCPKTSHLPQIPHLERRGGRRRRGGGGSPFSSPNYPAVHQGNRRNRKWLAGD from the exons ATGGTTACTGAGGCTCTTGTCATCTCCAAGAATatgg CAACTGCAAGCGAGACGAGCCACCTGCCCCAAGACGAGCCAAATGCCCCAAGACGAGCCACCTGCCCCAAGACGAGCCACATGTCCCCAAGACGAGCCACCTGTCCCCAAGACGAGCCACCTGTCCCCAAGACGAGCCACCTGTCCCCAAGACGAGCCACCTGTCCCCAAGACGAGCCACCTGCCCCAAGACGAGCCACCTGTCCCCAAGACGAGCCACCTGTCCCCAAGACGAGCCACCTGCCCCAAGACGAGCCACCTGCCCCAAGACGAGCCACCTGCCCCAAGACGAGCCACCTGCCCCAAGACGAGCCACCTGCCCCAAGACGAACCACCTGCCCCAAGACGAGCCACCTGCCCCAAGACGAACCACCTGCCCCAAGACGAGCCACCTGCCCCAAGACGAACCACCTGCCCCAAGACGAGCCACCTGCCCCAAGACGAGCCACCTGCCCCAAGACGAGCCACCTGCCCCAAGACGAGCCACCTGCCCCAAGACGAGCCACCTGCCCCAAGACGAGCCACATGTCCCCAAGACGAGCCACCTGCCCCAAGACGAGCCACCTGTCCCCAAGACGAGCCACCTGCCCCAAGACGAGCCACCTGCCCCAAGACGAGCCACCTGTTCCCAAGACGAGCCACCTGCCCCAAGACGAGCCACCTGCCCCAAGACGAGCCACCTGCCCCAAGACGAGCCACCTGCCCCAAGACGAGCCACCTGTCCCCAAGACGAGCCACCTGCCCCAAGACGAGCCACCTGCCCCAAGACGAGCCACCTGTCCCCAAGACGAGCCACATGTCCCCAAGACGAGCCACCTGCCCCAAGACGAGCCACCTGTCCCCAAGACGAGCCACCTGTCCCCAAGACGAGCCACCTGTCCCCAAGACGAGCCACCTGTCCCCAAGACGAGCCACCTGTCCCCAAGACGAGCCACCTGTCCCCAAGACGAGCCACCTGTCCCCAAGACGAGCCACCTGTCCCCAAGACGAGCCACCTGTCCCCAAGACGAGCCACCTGTCCCCAAGACGAGCCACCTGTCCCCAAGACGAGCCACCTGCCCCAAGACGAGCCACCTGCCCCAAGACGAGCCACCTGCCCCAAGACGAGCCACCTGCCCCAAGACGAGCCACCTGTCCCCAAGACGAGCCACCTGCCCCAAGACGAACCACCTGCCCCAAGACGAGCCACCTGCCCCAAGACGAACCACCTGCCCCAAGACGAGCCACCTGTCCCAAGACGAACCGCATGCCCCAAGACAAACCACCTGTCCCCAAGACGAGCCACCTGCCCCAAGACGAACAACCTGCCCCAAGACGAGCCACCTGCCCCAAATCCCACACCTGGAGCGTCGCGGAGGAAGGcgacgtcggggggggggggggagcccctTCTCAAGCCCCAATTACCCGGCTGTACATCAAGGTAATCGCAGGAATAGAAAATGGCTTGCGGGAgattga